From Pseudoalteromonas sp. DL-6, one genomic window encodes:
- the sppA gene encoding signal peptide peptidase SppA — MIAKVFKGIWTGINFSRRLVLNLLFLFLVIIFIVSISSDGDKIIVEEGSVLRLNLNGPIVEEKTYIDPVEAAINDATASADTPTEILLDDVIEVINEAAQDSRISAILLDLQEMPKAHLNKLKQITHAIDAFKETGKKVIASGYYYTQAQYYIAAHADEIAMHPYGSVMIEGYGMYPLYFKEALEKLEVTQHIFRVGTFKSAVEPFIRNDMSEAAKEANSVWLGALWKQYKQDVSAVRPFDESNFDETMDTYLAKMQAANGDAGKYALDNQWVDSLKTNQQIRQQLIDLVGAEEDGKTFKQVSFGEYLSLVKPPIAFDNPMTEKVAVVVAKGTIVDGERRAGEIGGDSTAALLRKARLDDKVKAVVLRIDSGGGSMFASEVIRAEVLALKAAGKPVIASMSSVAASGGYWIASAANEIWAAPSTITGSIGVFGTFMTFEDTLAKIGVYSDGVATTEMAGFSITRPLNEKMAQVIQMSVEEAYERFLNVVADARNMTPEQVDKIAQGRVWIASQAQELGLVDKLGNKQDAIKAAAELAKLNFYEVKTIKQSLSPQEKMLQDIFGSAAVKSVLGLETQKSAVLASQANLQTVIKQLSSEVENLKDYNDPQGVYARCLECTVAQ, encoded by the coding sequence TTGATAGCGAAGGTATTTAAAGGTATATGGACAGGGATTAATTTCTCGCGTCGTTTAGTACTAAACTTATTATTTTTATTTTTGGTTATCATTTTCATTGTCTCAATATCAAGTGACGGCGATAAAATCATTGTCGAAGAGGGCTCAGTCCTCAGGCTCAACCTAAATGGCCCTATTGTAGAAGAAAAAACCTACATAGATCCTGTTGAGGCGGCCATAAATGATGCAACTGCAAGTGCCGATACGCCTACTGAAATATTACTTGATGATGTAATTGAAGTAATCAATGAAGCGGCACAAGATTCACGCATTAGTGCTATCTTACTTGATCTACAAGAAATGCCAAAAGCGCACTTAAATAAGCTTAAGCAAATTACTCATGCAATTGATGCATTTAAAGAAACAGGTAAAAAAGTAATTGCCTCAGGCTATTATTATACCCAAGCACAATATTATATTGCTGCGCATGCAGACGAAATTGCTATGCACCCTTACGGGAGTGTGATGATTGAAGGCTACGGTATGTACCCGCTTTACTTTAAAGAAGCATTAGAAAAATTAGAAGTCACGCAGCATATATTTCGTGTAGGTACATTTAAATCAGCGGTTGAACCTTTCATCAGGAATGATATGTCAGAAGCTGCCAAAGAAGCTAACAGCGTATGGTTAGGTGCTTTGTGGAAGCAATATAAGCAAGATGTAAGTGCGGTGCGCCCATTTGACGAATCGAATTTTGATGAAACAATGGATACCTATTTAGCCAAAATGCAGGCAGCCAATGGGGATGCTGGTAAATACGCATTGGATAACCAATGGGTTGATTCACTTAAAACTAATCAACAAATTCGTCAGCAGTTAATTGATCTAGTTGGCGCTGAAGAAGACGGTAAAACATTTAAACAAGTGTCTTTTGGTGAATACTTAAGCTTAGTTAAACCGCCTATTGCATTTGATAACCCGATGACAGAAAAAGTGGCTGTTGTTGTAGCGAAAGGGACCATTGTAGACGGTGAACGTCGTGCCGGTGAGATTGGCGGTGATTCAACAGCTGCGCTATTACGCAAGGCACGCCTTGATGACAAAGTCAAAGCAGTCGTACTGCGTATTGACTCTGGCGGTGGCAGCATGTTTGCTTCTGAAGTTATTCGTGCCGAAGTATTGGCGCTTAAAGCCGCAGGTAAACCTGTTATCGCTTCAATGAGTTCAGTCGCTGCATCAGGTGGTTATTGGATTGCATCAGCGGCAAATGAAATTTGGGCTGCACCGAGTACAATTACCGGTTCTATCGGTGTGTTTGGTACCTTTATGACCTTTGAAGATACCTTAGCTAAAATCGGTGTTTACTCTGATGGCGTAGCCACTACAGAAATGGCCGGTTTTTCAATCACTCGCCCATTAAATGAAAAAATGGCACAAGTGATTCAAATGAGTGTTGAAGAAGCTTACGAGCGTTTTTTAAATGTGGTTGCCGATGCACGTAATATGACCCCAGAGCAAGTTGATAAAATTGCCCAGGGTCGGGTTTGGATTGCATCTCAAGCACAAGAGCTTGGTTTAGTTGATAAATTAGGTAACAAGCAAGATGCTATCAAAGCGGCTGCCGAACTTGCTAAGCTTAACTTCTATGAAGTTAAAACAATTAAACAATCGCTTAGCCCGCAAGAAAAAATGCTTCAAGATATTTTTGGTAGCGCCGCGGTTAAATCTGTACTTGGACTTGAAACACAAAAATCAGCAGTATTAGCTAGCCAAGCTAATCTGCAAACTGTGATTAAGCAATTAAGTAGCGAAGTAGAAAACCTGAAAGATTATAACGATCCACAAGGTGTTTATGCGCGCTGTTTAGAATGTACAGTTGCACAATAA